AGGGCAGTTCAAAAATTAATCTTTTTGATGTAGCCCCAATAATTACTAAACACAAATTGTTTAAACGCGATCGCGGTCTCTGCGCTTATTGTGGAGATGCAATTTCTGAGAGCTGTGCAGAAGCTGAGCATATTATTCCCAATAGCAAGGGTGGAAAATATTCTTGGATGAATCTAGCCATTTCATGCAGGCCATGCAATCAACGCAAGGGCAATCGAACTCCCGAGCAGGCTGGAATGAGTTTGCTGTATGCGCCGTATCTACCCAGCCTCTATGAAGATATGATTCTGAAGGGGCGCAATATCTTGGCGGATCAAATGGATTTCTTAGCGGCAAATCTTCCCAAAAATAGCCGCCTCCTCGAGGGTCTCACATAAAATCGGCGCTTTGCTAGTATTGCGATCTAGTATGAGCTCACTTTTTCGCAAACAATCTTTGTGTGTACTTCTAATTGCATTGCTCCTGTCCTTGTTGGGGCATCTCGTTCTATTTTTTGGCTTGCCATTCATTTCCTTTTCTACCACTTCGGATGTCTCTGATGATTTGATCATCAGATCTGAATTGAAATCGGAGCCTCCGAAGAAAATTCAAATGACTAGTGCTCCCAAACGGAAACCTAAGGAGCAAAGTTCTTCAAATGATTTGTTGAATAACCAATCCTCATACTCAAGCGCCCAAGGAGGCGCATTCAACCAGGCTGGAGTTCCATTTAAGCTGCCAGAATCAGGGACCATTTATTACGATTCCTTCGTTGATGGTCAAAAGTTCCAAACAGGCGAAATTGATTGGATTGTGGATGGCAACTTCTATCGTCTATACGTAAACATTCCTTATGCATTTGTTGGACCATTTATCTTTGAATCAAGAGGAACCGTTGACTCATTCGGCATTGCCCCAGCTATTTATTGGTCACAACGTGGCACTAGAGCGCCTCGTTATTCCCGCTTTGATCGAGATCTAAATGGAGGAGGGCAGATGTTCTTTTCGGAGAAGCCCGAATTTACCCCCAATATTGTTCCGGGTACTCAAGATCGATTTAGTCTAATGTTTCAATTAGCATCGCTTCTTAACGGTGACAGCAAAATTGATGAGCCAGGAACTATTCGATCCATTCCCGTT
This DNA window, taken from Polynucleobacter sp. MWH-UH25E, encodes the following:
- a CDS encoding HNH endonuclease, encoding MLSILKLDAGGIPQGWVNAEGATKHYAESSVLWTLGDPIMRMRGGISRVSGTQSIIELHSIIAVKGSSKINLFDVAPIITKHKLFKRDRGLCAYCGDAISESCAEAEHIIPNSKGGKYSWMNLAISCRPCNQRKGNRTPEQAGMSLLYAPYLPSLYEDMILKGRNILADQMDFLAANLPKNSRLLEGLT
- a CDS encoding DUF3108 domain-containing protein, whose amino-acid sequence is MSSLFRKQSLCVLLIALLLSLLGHLVLFFGLPFISFSTTSDVSDDLIIRSELKSEPPKKIQMTSAPKRKPKEQSSSNDLLNNQSSYSSAQGGAFNQAGVPFKLPESGTIYYDSFVDGQKFQTGEIDWIVDGNFYRLYVNIPYAFVGPFIFESRGTVDSFGIAPAIYWSQRGTRAPRYSRFDRDLNGGGQMFFSEKPEFTPNIVPGTQDRFSLMFQLASLLNGDSKIDEPGTIRSIPVVDYNTLDQWHFKSYGEAINEDIPSLGKSVNRHYALMQRENDPYKRQVDIWLAKDLEWLPGRIRSLEANGRVLELVFKQKNPIALNPSPIPGFN